The following are encoded in a window of Ictalurus punctatus breed USDA103 chromosome 13, Coco_2.0, whole genome shotgun sequence genomic DNA:
- the LOC108273839 gene encoding interferon-induced very large GTPase 1-like, giving the protein MEGELNSVEKLLCRLGLENKYDDKFTSTHFLEISKSTLLYKEPRTENELVNAFMQQILTGDYRARHISIKNETNIQNSQTRAKEGAFAALFKKCNVNSERKQDRIHPMDVQMAVFLCADDFLRQIMVTKLAQCQYAIPLLVPNPFSRKIEFPLWTMRQINKSWNLTDDSGTIISKTLPVYKAETPMVAFFRLGSASSSKSQLINNLINEKHNTFFHRNCPGSSRNRLLMDGVVEIAWYCPSGKSSDYFTECVAFCNLHGDSSTAGTQREILTTMTSVNVLLLPKLDENDNNMRIVEELCNSLTPLIVVLNDEEDDNEDVVCEIGKRKYKVGLKGRSLPKVSAVLRDLIKKCLSERAMTFSLEKMTENTKVCVDEHNEACQRGKEAAQNIMGFLDGKDPLTVKEEYLPCQGKLWHDWCQKSKHLRRLQSKNIEMELSKKQTEMKEIRLKQQEHGFSELMGLFVVCLNSLSDSARKYFLRWTGIYLDEFTSKKLSGIQKEYHQKWTNVLALKKKHDGTEGQTNLDKLKTEQSNLEKLSQELNAVSFGLEHMMREMGQIYEASVSEEKSNTGKEDGNLSYLPKLVAELMISGHPMELMDGDTAYVPLTWVSAVLDEVIMKLGDQRVFVLSVLGIQSSGKSTMLNTMFGLQFAVSAGRCSKGAFMQLVRVSEDMKEDLKFDYILVVDTEGLRSSELSGNKIHHDNELSTFVVGLGNMTLINIYGENPTEMQEILQIVVHAFLRMKKVRLNPSCMFVHQNVSDIAAKEKIMDGRRHLQETLDKMTKLAAKDEDYCAENFTDVIAFDVESDVKYFAQLWEGSPPMAPTNPCYSENIQELKGDILSHAATTNNLKLSQFQMRVRNLWNALLDENFVFSFKNAQEISVYRKLEQEYGKWTWSLRSEMMTVEDKMLNRAASGIIQTVQKEDLKEEMAGTLNNVQKEFNYYFEEHNEKETLIQWKCKFETQIQHLHDDLIEEAKRKVDDSIQQKSITQNLDKQRVNYEKILFEKSKELALKLKGNVNNKTHASEEFDSMWGTWVSELSEQAPKIKDLNISKDTSEVLGEVYKHDLVPNRKRSLEYKCIGEVNDYSRYVSTNKSMLKKYLFQFWSASSLTPEMNKSIRDLIIKVNEQTKKKVESFPFSAQGYNSHYIQYIAHDVKTQLHEFEAQLKKDINLSEDDSVFNQDFYVDLSLYVCHQSEKRISELHRRFKEANDPLIYFEKKRAEYFNIFQKYWEGATSAAILGDQVCSKLKEAILQSVYNMISTFVCGQMRGKPPFNGNRADLEKHILKSLAEQKGNKDQKFNKYLTYMNQPRAHFEDFIKAKVKEFMAAENSQAVSAIKKHIDHKQRRVISAAKMATDKVKEVHGDANQWLEFFSNRLADELGDTRVHLCDEECKDCVDYDVLVKAIEKELSAAVEELKKSLGKISDFSMEKFRERPDDTLIKHFCGCCWEQCPFCGAVCTNSQNDHPGNHHADFHRTSGMNGMYYKSTTEFFIDFCTTAVASDKCFYPSSESRASFRFKKYRKAGEKYGAWNISTDLSELAYWKWFVCEFQENLEKHHNKEFCGKGEIPTKWKTYSQSDAVESLEIW; this is encoded by the exons ATG GAGGGAGAATTAAACTCAGTAGAAAAGCTGTTGTGTAGACTTGGCCTTGAGAACAAATATGATGACAAATTTACCAGCACACACTTTCTTGAAATATCCAAATCCACTTTACTGTACAAGGAGCCCAGAACAGAGAATGAACTGGTAAATGCTTTCATGCAACAGATTTTGACTGGAGATTACAGAGCAAGACACATCTCTatcaaaaatgaaacaaacatacaaaactcTCAGACTAGAGCTAAAGAAGGTGCCTTTGctgctctttttaaaaaatgtaatgtaaacagtgaaagaaaacagGACCGGATTCACCCAATGGATGTTCAGATGGCGGTGTTCCTTTGTGCAGATGATTTTCTTCGACAAATCATGGTGACTAAACTGGCACAGTGTCAGTATGCGATCCCTCTGCTGGTACCCAATCCCTTTAGCAGGAAAATTGAATTTCCTCTCTGGACAATGCGTCAAATCAACAAGAGCTGGAACTTGACTGATGATTCAGGAACAATCATCAGCAAAACCCTGCCTGTTTACAAAGCAGAAACTCCAATGGTGGCATTCTTCAGGCTTGGGTCTGCTTCCTCATCCAAGTCTCAGCTGATCAACAACCTGATTAATGAGAAGCACAACACATTTTTCCACAGAAACTGTCCAGGCAGCAGCAGAAACCGTCTACTGATGGATGGAGTGGTGGAGATCGCTTGGTACTGTCCATCTGGGAAAAGCTCTGATTATTTCACTGAATGTGTTGCGTTCTGTAATCTTCATGGTGATTCCAGCACAGCTGGAACTCAGAGAGAGATACTTACTACCATGACCTCTGTAAATGTTTTACTTCTGCCTAAGCTTGATGAGAATGATAATAATATGAGAATTGTAGAGGAGCTTTGCAACTCCCTAACTCCTCTTATTGTTGTTCTTAATGATGAAGAGGATGATAATGAAGatgttgtgtgtgagattggaaaaagaaaatacaaagtGGGACTGAAGGGTAGAAGTCTGCCTAAAGTGTCTGCTGTCCTCAGAGATTTGATAAAGAAGTGTCTCTCAGAAAGAGCCATGACATTCAGCCTTgagaaaatgacagaaaacaCAAAGGTCTGTGTGGATGAGCACAATGAGGCCTGTCAGAGAGGAAAGGAAGCTGCTCAAAATATAATGGGTTTTCTAGATGGAAAAGATCCACTGACAGTAAAAGAGGAATACCTGCCCTGCCAGGGAAAACTGTGGCATGACTGGTGCCAAAAGAGCAAACACTTACGGCGACTTCAAAGTAAAAACATAGAAATGGAGCTCAGCAAAAAGCAAACTGAAATGAAGGAAATAAGATTGAAACAGCAGGAACATGGCTTCAGTGAACTCATGGGGTTATTTGTTGTATGTTTAAACTCTCTATCAGACAGTGCGAGAAAGTATTTTCTCAGATGGACTGGAATTTACCTGGATGAGTTCACTTCAAAGAAACTCTCTGGTATCCAGAAAGAATATCACCAAAAATGGACAAATGTGTTggccttgaaaaaaaaacatgacggAACTGAAGGACAAACAAATCTGGACAAATTGAAGACTGAGCAATCAAACTTAGAAAAATTATCACAAGAACTGAATGCTGTCAGCTTTGGCTTGGAGCACATGATGAGAGAGATGGGCCAGATTTATGAAGCCTCAGTCTCTGAGGAGAAGAGCAATACAGGGAAAGAGGATGGAAACTTGTCTTACCTGCCTAAACTTGTAGCTGAACTCATGATATCTGGGCACCCGATGGAGCTGATGGATGGTGATACAGCTTATGTTCCTCTAACCTGGGTTTCAGCTGTTTTGGATGAAGTCATCATGAAACTGGGAGACCAGAGAGTTTTTGTGCTGTCAGTTTTGGGAATTCAGAGCTCTGGGAAATCCACCATGCTGAATACCATGTTTGGGCTCCAGTTTGCAGTCAGTGCAGGCAGATGTAGCAAAGGAGCCTTTATGCAGCTGGTTAGAGTTTCTGAGGACATGAAGGAAGACCTGAAGTTTGACTACATTTTGGTTGTTGATACTGAAGGTCTCAGATCTTCAGAGCTGTCTGGAAACAAAATTCATCATGATAATGAACTTTCCACATTTGTGGTAGGATTAGGAAATATGACTTTAATTAACATCTATGGAGAGAACCCTACTGAGATGCAGGAAATACTTCAGATAGTTGTTCATGCATTCCTGAGGATGAAGAAAGTCAGACTTAACCCCAGCTGCATGTTTGTGCACCAGAATGTTTCTGATATTgcagctaaagaaaaaatcatgGATGGAAGGAGACACTTGCAGGAAACACTGGATAAAATGACTAAACTAGCAGCTAAAGATGAAGACTACTGTGCAGAAAATTTCACTGATGTCATTGCATTTGATGTAGAGAGTGATGTGAAGTATTTTGCACAGCTCTGGGAGGGTTCTCCACCAATGGCACCAACAAACCCATGCTACAGCGAAAACATTCAGGAACTAAAGGGAGATATCCTCTCTCATGCAGCAACTACAAATAACCTGAAATTATCACAGTTTCAAATGCGTGTGAGAAACCTGTGGAATGCTCTACTGGATGAAAATTTTGTGTTTAGTTTTAAGAATGCACAAGAGATATCAGTCTACAGGAAACTGGAGCAGGAGTATGGGAAATGGACCTGGAGTCTGAGGAGTGAAATGATGACTGTAGAAGATAAAATGCTTAACAGAGCAGCCAGTGGAATCATACAAACAGTTCAGAAGGAAGATCTCAAAGAAGAAATGGCAGGAACCCTAAATAATGTCCAAAAGGAATTTAACTATTATTTTGAAGAACACAATGAAAAGGAAACACTGATTCAGTGGAAATGTAAATTTGAGACACAAATCCAGCACCTCCATGATGATCTAATAGAGGAAGCAAAGAGAAAAGTGGATGACAGCATTCAGCAGAAAAGCATTACACAAAACCTTGATAAGCAACGTGTGAACTACGAGAAGATACTCTTTGAAAAGAGTAAAGAACTTGCTTTAAAACTTAAAGGAAATGTTaacaacaaaacacatgcaAGTGAGGAATTTGATTCAATGTGGGGAACATGGGTCTCTGAATTATCTGAACAAGCGCCAAAAATCAAAGATCTTAACATCTCAAAGGACACCAGTGAAGTCCTGGGAGAGGTCTACAAACATGACTTGGTTCCAAATCGAAAGCGTTCTTTAGAGTATAAATGTATTGGAGAAGTCAATGATTATAGTAGATATGTTTCAACTAACAAGAGCatgttgaaaaagtatttatttcaattttggTCTGCAAGTTCTCTTACACCAGAGATGAACAAATCAATACGTGATCTAATTATTAAGGTCAatgaacaaaccaaaaaaaaggtGGAGTCATTTCCATTCTCAGCACAGGGTTACAATTCACATTACATTCAATACATTGCACATGATGTCAAAACCCAGCTGCATGAATTTGAAGCACAGTTAAAGAAAGATATAAACTTATCTGAAGATGACTCTGTCTTTAACCAAGATTTCTATGTAGATCTCTCACTTTATGTGTGTCACCAGTCAGAAAAACGCATCTCAGAGCTTCACAGAAGATTCAAAGAAGCAAATGATccacttatttattttgaaaagaaaagggCTGAGTACTTTAACATCTTTCAGAAATACTGGGAGGGAGCAACATCAGCAGCTATACTTGGAGACCAGGTTTGCAGTAAActgaaggaagcgattctgcaGAGTGTCTACAACATGATCTCTACATTTGTGTGTGGACAGATGAGAGGGAAGCCACCATTTAATGGGAACAGAGCTGATCTGGAAAAACACATTCTGAAGTCTTTGGCAGAGCAGAAAGGCAATAAGGATCAGAAGTTTAATAAATACTTAACATACATGAACCAACCTAGGGCTCACTTTGAAGATTTCATCAAGGCCAAGGTTAAAGAGTTCATGGCAGCTGAAAACTCTCAAGCAGTTTCTGCCATTAAAAAACATATTGACCACAAACAGAGAAGAGTCATAAGTGCAGCAAAAATGGCAACAGATAAAGTGAAAGAAGTTCATGGGGACGCAAATCAGTGGCTGGAGTTTTTTTCCAACAGACTTGCCGATGAGTTAGGAGATACCAGAGTTCACTTGTGTGATGAAGAGTGTAAGGATTGTGTTGACTATGATGTTCTTGTGAAAGCTATAGAGAAAGAACTCTCAGCTGCTGTTGAAGAGTTAAAGAAAAGCCTCGGTAAAATTTCAGACTTCTCCATGGAGAAGTTCAGAGAAAGACCTGATGATACTCTAATCAAACACTTCTGTGGGTGCTGCTGGGAGCAGTGTCCTTTCTGTGGAGCCGTCTGTACCAACAGCCAAAATGACCATCCTGGAAATCACCATGCTGATTTCCATCGCACATCTGGAATGAATGGAATGTATTATAAGAGCACAACAGAATTCTTCATCGACTTTTGCACAACAGCTGTGGCAAGTGACAAGTGCTTTTACCCATCAAGTGAGTCTAGAGCTAGTTTTCGTTTTAAAAAGTACAGGAAAGCAGGTGAAAAGTATGGTGCCTGGAACATCTCCACTGATTTGTCTGAGCTGGCTTACTGGAAATGGTTTGTTTGTGAATTTCAGGAAAATCTTGAAAAGCACCATAACAAAGAGTTTTGTGGTAAAGGGGAGATTCCTACTAAGTGGAAAACTTATAGCCAGTCAGATGCTGTTGAAAGTTTAGAAATATGGTGA